A single genomic interval of Oryza sativa Japonica Group chromosome 7, ASM3414082v1 harbors:
- the LOC4342992 gene encoding protein DMP5, which yields MATAATTTTGGDVQIPIGQQATVAATATATSDGIRDSPGTSSPFRGGGGSTTPTPQRPVKAGSSSSPPPPPTTAMDKTLSSVANLAKLLPTGTVLAFQSLSPSFTNRGACLTSNRYLTAALLYLCVLSCIFFSFTDSFVGGDGKLYYGVATAKGFLVFNYDAGSSSDGDDDDQRRRREVFKDLRRLRIRWVDYVHAVFTALVFMTVAFSSTAVQSCYFPEAGDNVKQLLTNLPLGAGFLSTTVFLVFPTTRKGIGYGGQSTN from the coding sequence ATGGCCACGGCagctacgacgacgacgggcggcGATGTCCAGATACCGATTGGACAGcaggccaccgtcgccgccaccgccactgccacgAGCGATGGGATCCGGGATAGCCCCGGCACGTCGAGCCCcttccgtggcggcggcggcagcaccacccccaccccgcagcggccggtgAAGGCCgggtcctcctcctctccaccaccgccgccgacgacggccaTGGACAAGACGCTGTCCAGTGTAGCGAACCTCGCGAAGCTCCTGCCGACGGGCACGGTGCTGGCGTTCCAGTCGCTGTCACCGTCGTTCACCAACCGCGGCGCGTGCCTCACGTCCAACCGGTACCTCACCGCGGCGCTCCTCTACCTGTGCGTCCTCTCCtgcatcttcttctccttcaccGACAGCTTCGTCGGTGGAGACGGGAAGCTCTActacggcgtggcgacggccaAGGGTTTCCTCGTGTTCAACTACGACGCTGgcagcagcagcgacggcgacgacgacgaccagcggcggcggagggaggtgTTCAAGGACCTCCGCAGGCTGAGGATACGGTGGGTGGACTACGTGCACGCGGTGTTCACGGCGTTGGTCTTCATGACCGTGGCGTTCAGCAGCACCGCCGTGCAGAGCTGCTACTTCCCCGAGGCCGGCGACAACGTGAAGCAGCTGCTCACCAACCTTCCCCTCGGCGCCGGCTTCCTGTCCACCACCGTCTTCCTCGTCTTCCCGACCACGCGCAAAGGGATCGGATATGGCGGCCAGTCCACCAATTAA